One Candidatus Eremiobacteraceae bacterium DNA window includes the following coding sequences:
- a CDS encoding L-threonylcarbamoyladenylate synthase translates to MRFVQVNPRNESAVIAQAEVCLKQGGTVIFPTETVYGIGAAAENDGAIAAVYAAKGRARDKPLALHVNDVSQAEPFVSDWTVAARRVIAKFWPGPIAVIVTRAAGRFESAANGLPTISLRCPDHAFTRSLLARCGPLAATSANRSGAAAFTGASDDRTQLPEATLAFLAGPTAFQRESTIVDCTTETPRVLRWGAVAADALAATLGTESLTR, encoded by the coding sequence GTGCGATTCGTGCAGGTCAATCCCAGAAATGAAAGCGCGGTCATAGCCCAAGCCGAGGTTTGTCTCAAGCAAGGTGGGACCGTCATCTTCCCTACCGAGACGGTGTACGGCATCGGTGCGGCGGCAGAGAACGACGGCGCGATCGCAGCGGTGTATGCGGCAAAGGGCCGCGCTCGCGACAAGCCGTTGGCGCTTCACGTGAACGATGTCTCGCAGGCGGAACCGTTTGTCAGCGACTGGACCGTTGCGGCCCGTCGCGTGATAGCGAAATTTTGGCCTGGTCCGATCGCCGTGATCGTCACCCGCGCCGCCGGCCGCTTCGAGTCCGCGGCGAACGGATTGCCCACGATCTCGTTGCGCTGCCCGGATCACGCTTTCACGAGGTCCTTGCTCGCGCGCTGCGGTCCGCTTGCCGCGACCTCGGCGAATCGTTCGGGAGCAGCGGCTTTCACCGGTGCAAGCGACGATCGGACACAGCTTCCTGAGGCGACGCTCGCGTTTCTCGCCGGGCCCACTGCCTTCCAGCGCGAGAGCACGATCGTCGACTGCACGACGGAGACGCCGCGCGTGTTGCGGTGGGGTGCGGTCGCAGCCGACGCGTTGGCGGCGACGTTGGGAACTGAAAGCCTCACCCGGTGA